A genomic region of Pyrus communis chromosome 14, drPyrComm1.1, whole genome shotgun sequence contains the following coding sequences:
- the LOC137715780 gene encoding uncharacterized protein, translating to MGCAGSSQTKGDGTLKKVRKPKPWKHPQPLTKSQLLQLREEFWDTAPHYGGRKEIWDALRAASEADISLAQAIVDSAGVIVQNADLTICYDERGAKYELPKYVLSEPTNLIQES from the exons ATGGGTTGTGCTGGATCGTCACAGACCAAAGGAGACG GGACATTGAAGAAGGTTCGGAAGCCAAAACCTTGGAAGCATCCTCAGCCATTAACAAAGTCTCAGCTTTTGCAGTTGCGTGAAGAGTTTTGGGACACTGCTCCTCACTATGGAGGCAGGAAAG AGATTTGGGATGCACTTCGAGCTGCTTCTGAAGCAGATATAAGCCTTGCACAAGCGATTGTGGACAGTGCTGGGGTGATTGTTCAAAATGCTGATTTAACAATTTGCTATGACGAAAGAG GTGCAAAATATGAACTACCGAAGTATGTTTTGAGCGAACCAACCAACTTAATTCAAGAGAGCTGA
- the LOC137715572 gene encoding uncharacterized protein — MGGGFRVLHLVRPFLSFLPEVQSADRKVPFREKVIYTVISLFIFLVCSQLPLYGIHSTTGADPFYWMRVILASNRGTVMELGITPIVTSGLVMQLLAGSKIIEVDNNVREDRALLNGAQKLLGILIAIGEAVAYVLSGMYGSVGQLGVGNAILIIIQLCFAGIIVICLDELLQKGYGLGSGISLFIATNICENIIWKAFSPTTINSGRGAEFEGAVIALFHLLITRTDKVRALREAFYRQNLPNVTNLLATVLIFLIVIYFQGFRVVLPVRSKNARGQQGSYPIKLFYTSNMPIILQSALVSNLYFISQLLYRRYSGNFLVNLLGKWKESEYSGGQFVPVGGLAYYITAPSSLADMAANPFHALFYLVFMLSACALFSKTWIEVSGSSAKDVAKQLKEQQMVMPGHRESNLQKELNRYIPTAAAFGGMCIGALTVLADFMGAIGSGTGILLAVTIIYQYFETFEKERASELGFFGF; from the exons ATGGGAGGAGGATTTCGAGTTCTTCATTTGGTCAGACCGTTTCTGTCATTTTTGCCCGAAGTTCAGAGCGCTGACCGGAAAGTACCCTTTAGAGAGAAGGTGATATACACTGTTATCTCGCTGTTCATTTTCTTGGTGTGCAGCCAGCTCCCTCTCTATGGCATACACTCCACCACGGGGGCAGATCCCTTCTATTGGATGCGTGTTATCCTCGCTTCCAACCGTGGGACTGTCATGGAGCTTGGGATCACCCCAATTGTCACATCTGGGCTGGTGATGCAACTCCTTGCTGGGTCTAAGATTATTGAGGTTGACAACAATGTACGCGAAGATCGTGCTCTTTT AAATGGAGCACAGAAGTTATTGGGTATCCTGATAGCTATTGGAGAGGCAGTTGCGTATGTCCTCTCCGGCATGTATGGTAGTGTTGGCCAACTTGGAGTTGGAAATGCCATTCTAATTATAATTCAGCTCTGCTTTGCCGGTATCATTGTGATATGTTTGGATGAACTTCTTCAGAAGGGATATGGTCTAGGCTCTGGAATTTCACTTTTCATTGCCACCAATATCTG TGAAAACATTATCTGGAAGGCATTTAGTCCCACCACTATCAACAGTGGGAGGGGAGCTGAATTTGAAGGTGCTGTTATTGCCCTGTTCCATCTTCTGATAACTCGGACAGATAAGGTTCGAGCTCTCCGGGAGGCCTTCTACAGGCAGAATCTTCCCAACGTGACAAATCTGCTTGCCACGGTGTTGATCTTCCTTATAGTAATTTATTTCCAAGGGTTCCGTGTGGTTCTGCCAGTGAGATCAAAGAATGCTCGTGGACAGCAGGGTTCTTATCCTATCAAGCTGTTCTACACTTCCAACATGCCCATCATTTTGCAGTCTGCACTTGTGTCCAACCTTTACTTTATCTCTCAG TTGCTTTACAGGAGGTACAGCGGAAATTTCCTTGTGAATCTTTTGGGCAAATGGAAGGAGTCTGAATATTCAGGAGGTCAATTCGTTCCTGTTGGTGGTCTAGCATATTATATCACTGCACCATCAAG CTTAGCTGATATGGCAGCCAATCCCTTCCATGCACTCTTCTATCTCGTGTTTATGTTGTCAGCTTGTGCACTTTTCTCCAAAACATGGATTGAAGTTTCTGGATCCTCTGCCAAAGATGTCGCTAAGCAGCTCAAG GAGCAACAAATGGTGATGCCTGGTCACCGTGAGTCAAACTTGCAGAAGGAGTTGAACCGCTACATTCCCACGGCTGCTGCTTTTGGAGGCATGTGCATCGGTGCACTCACAGTGTTGGCCGATTTCATGGGCGCAATTGGTTCAGGAACTGGAATCTTACTTGCCGTGACAATCATCTATCAGTACTTCGAGACatttgagaaagagagagccAGCGAGCTCGGATTCTTTGGCTTCTAA
- the LOC137715185 gene encoding uncharacterized protein isoform X2, whose translation MRNSLVFLTLLTLTVTYSLRFQAHAAPAGPLIKHLSSLLKWTREISSKTPQSDGNVLQFEDGYLVETVLEGNDIGVIPYKIRISEDGELFVVDSVNSNIMRITPPLSQYSRGRLVAGSFQGYTGHVDGKPSDARFNHPKGVTMDDKGNVYVADTLNHAIRKIGDAGVTTIAGGKSNVAGYRDGPSEDAMFSNDFDIVYVQPTCSLLVVDRGNAALRQISLNQEDCDFQYSSISATDVLMVVGAVLAGYATCMLQQGYGPSFLSRTPPSKSEMKEHPSSEKSTLLVESMKEEPGWPSFGQLVSDLSKLGLEALAGIFVHFLPSRFMPGGSQKALTPLKDSLRMPEDKSEAPVVQRQSAPAPLSETRQAHTPIASEKYSEMKPPKMKSTSFKDPSLPSKHRSSKRQDSAEFYGSGEVSSHSRSKSQKERTRHRQREKTGEVVYGAVGAETKPVDMKPAGYDNPKFENYNMRSRYGTDRQRENTGEVVYGTVGVETKPVDMKPAGYDNPKFENYNMRSRYGTDRQREKTGEVVYGTVGAETKPVDMKPAGYDNPKFENYMRSRYGTDSSCRF comes from the exons ATGAGAAATTCCCTTGTCTTCCTCACTCTCCTAACACTCACTGTCACTTACTCCCTTCGATTCCAAGCTCATGCTGCTCCTGCAG GCCCATTGATAAAGCACTTGTCTTCTCTTCTCAAATGGACCAGGGAAATATCCTCCAAAACGCCACAATCAG ATGGGAATGTTCTTCAGTTTGAGGATGGGTACTTAGTTGAGACTGTTTTGGAAGGAAATGATATCGGAGTTATTCCTTACAAAATCCGCATCTCAGAGGATGGGGAGCTCTTTGTTGTGGACTCCGTTAATAGCAACATTATGCGGATTACTCCACCATTGTCCCAAT ATAGTAGGGGAAGATTGGTTGCTGGTTCATTTCAGGGTTACACCGGACATGTTGATGGGAAGCCAAGTGATGCTCGTTTCAATCATCCCAAAGGTGTAACCATGGATGATAAAGGGAATGTGTATGTTGCTGATACCTTGAATCACGCCATAAGAAAGATTGGAGATGCTG GTGTGACAACCATTGCGGGTGGGAAATCAAATGTCGCAGGCTACAGGGATGGGCCCAGTGAAGATGCAATGTTCTCAAATGATTTTGATATCGTATATGTTCAACCTACTTGTTCATTGCTAGTTGTTGACAGAGGAAATGCTGCTCTCCGGCAGATCTCTCTCAACCAGGAGGATTGTGATTTTCAGTACAGTTCAATTTCTGCTACAG ATGTCCTTATGGTTGTTGGTGCTGTCTTGGCAGGGTATGCTACATGCATGCTTCAGCAGGGATATGGACCTTCTTTCTTATCGAGAACG CCACCTTCAAAGAGTGAAATGAAAGAACATCCAAGCAGTGAAAAATCCACTCTACTGGTGGAAAGCATGAAAGAGGAACCGGGATGGCCCTCTTTTGGACAGCTCGTCAGTGATCTATCCAAACTTGGACTTGAAGCATTGGCTGGCATATTCGTTCACTTCCTCCCGTCGCGTTTTATGCCTGGTGGCTCCCAGAAAGCCCTCACACCATTAAAAGATTCTCTTAGGATGCCTGAAGACAAATCTGAGGCTCCAGTAGTTCAGAGACAAAGTGCTCCTGCTCCTCTATCTGAAACTCGACAGGCCCATACTCCCATTGCAAGTGAGAAGTATTCAGAAATGAAGCCACCAAAAATGAAGTCAACTAGTTTCAAAGATCCCTCTTTGCCGAGCAAGCACCGGTCTTCAAAACGACAGGATTCTGCAGAGTTCTATGGGTCCGGTGAGGTTTCTTCTCATAGCAGGTCTAAGAGCCAGAAAGAAAGAACAAGGCATCGCCAGCGAGAAAAGACTGGAGAGGTAGTTTATGGAGCTGTTGGGGCAGAAACAAAACCGGTGGATATGAAGCCAGCGGGTTATGACAATCCAAAGTTCGAAAATTACAACATGAGGAGCAGGTATGGGACTGATCGCCAGCGAGAAAACACTGGAGAGGTAGTTTATGGAACTGTTGGGGTAGAAACAAAACCAGTGGATATGAAGCCAGCGGGTTATGACAATCCAAAGTTCGAAAATTACAACATGAGGAGCAGGTATGGGACTGATCGCCAGCGAGAAAAGACTGGAGAGGTAGTTTATGGAACTGTTGGGGCAGAAACAAAACCGGTGGATATGAAGCCAGCGGGTTATGACAAtccaaagtttgaaaattacatGAGGAGCAGGTATGGGACTGATAGTTCATGCCGCTTTTGA
- the LOC137715046 gene encoding gamma-glutamyl hydrolase 2-like: MWSFLWIPFLISLSKELGLAKAQVPVLLPSQLGTSDSSSSKCTAPDPKINYRPVIGILSHPGDGASGRLSNASTASYIAASYVKFVESAGARVIPLIYNEPPDILFQKLDLVNGVLFTGGWAKSGLYYDVAERIFKKIIEKNDAGDHFPLYATCLGFELLTMIISKNKNILETFSAVDAASTLQFTENAIIEGTVFQRFPPDLLKKLSTDCLVMQNHKYGISPERLMENENLSSFFKILTTCADEDDKVYVSTVHAYNYPVTAFQWHPEKNAFEWGLSMIPHSEDAIQVTQHAANFLVSEARKSLNRPPVQEVLDNLIYNYSPTFCGKAGGGFDEVYIFTQPSLARL, encoded by the exons ATGTGGAGCTTCCTCTGGATTCCTTTCCTAATCTCCTTGTCCAAAGAGCTGGGCTTGGCCAAGGCCCAGGTGCCGGTTCTCTTGCCGAGTCAACTCGGAACATCGGACTCGTCCTCGTCCAAGTGTACGGCCCCCGACCCCAAGATCAACTACCGGCCGGTGATCGGTATCCTGAGCCACCCTGGCGACGGCGCTTCCGGCCGGCTGAGCAACGCCTCCACGGCGTCGTATATCGCAGCTTCTTACGTCAAGTTCGTTGAATCGGCTGGAGCTCGTGTTATTCCTCTCATCTACAACGAGCCTCCCGATATACTTTTCCAG AAGCTTGACCTCGTCAATGGCGTGCTTTTCACTGGAGGATGGGCTAAAAGTGGTTTGTACTATGACGTTGCCGAGAGAATATTTAAG AAAATTATAGAGAAGAATGACGCTGGAGATCATTTTCCATTATACGCCACCTGCTTAGGTTTTGAACTTCTAACAATGATCATCAGCAAG AACAAGAACATTCTGGAGACATTCAGTGCAGTAGATGCGGCCTCAACTTTACAATTTACCGAAAACGCCATTATTGAAGGAACTGTTTTTCAAAG ATTTCCTCCGGACTTGCTTAAGAAGTTGAGTACAGATTGTCTTGTAATGCAAAACCATAAA TATGGTATCTCACCAGAGAGGCTTATGGAGAACGAGAATCTGTCGAGTTTCTTTAAGATCTTGACAACTTGTGCTGATGAAGATGATAAG GTCTATGTGTCCACAGTACACGCATACAACTATCCTGTGACTGCCTTCCAATGGCATCCAGAG AAAAATGCTTTCGAATGGGGCTTATCAATGATTCCGCACTCAGAGGATGCTATTCAAGTGACCCAGCACGCTGCAAACTTCTTGGTCAG TGAGGCAAGGAAATCATTGAACAGACCGCCTGTCCAGGAAGTCCTTGACAATCTCATCTACAACTACAGTCCCACTTTTTGTGGGAAGGCTGG GGGGGGATTCGACGAAGTTTACATCTTTACACAACCTTCACTCGCTCGTTTGTAA
- the LOC137716359 gene encoding uncharacterized protein: METLGIIQDIETLVSDQLQVVSYKWLSRNYFVSSNAAKRLLQEFVEKHGNGFEVLYVLAGWLKSDPSSYHIRLVSGPKLAEAKEELDCNCSVGVYSVQACIPKDPAALWNAEFVQAEMLFKQAPTVENCLRDNRFCGISNSFVKRNVDGAPLSTESPQLNSEAVIGQPESNLAHQSIPIPKQVQNKGQQSSPKISLQPTNVVEDVKNEINGTRVFGQANKRPADKEKVQNEKSSSASGGSLANFWGRASVKSKSDAPEKYNNSIPDHTGASAEPQTCAREAVAGSSDDDGQQVNFKRSSNGEGTRKRRVVFDFSDDDEDAVNLASPEILKGQSCLDLKESNKVMVPERPNLNFDEQVEDNPKVKEEISVDGESNQPFREDPSVVRKVINAGIILKEKKPIPEKYVNKVDKPTNAASSSPKRRKVVKTVIDERGREVTEVIWEGEETEARKADSDIIKTADSDILKKSDNKAPSAVNRPTAAKKSVGNTAPTNATGKAGNKKGVNKDPKQGNILSFFKKV, translated from the exons atgGAAACCCTGGGAATCATCCAAGACATCGAAACCCTCGTATCCGATCAACTTCAAGTG GTTTCGTACAAGTGGCTGAGTCGAAATTACTTTGTGTCTTCCAATGCTGCAAAGAG GTTACTCCAGGAGTTTGTTGAAAAACATGGAAATGGGTTCGAAGTGTTGTATGTTTTGGCTGGCTGGTTAAAGAGTGATCCTTCAAGCTACCATATAAGGCTTGTTTCTGGGCCTAAACTTGCAG AAGCAAAAGAAGAATTAGATTGCAACTGCTCCGTCGGGGTTTATAGTGTGCAAGCTTGCATCCCAAAGGATCCAGCTGCACTGTGGAATGCTGAATTTGTGCAAGCAGAAATGCTCTTTAAGCAGGCTCCTACGGTTGAGAATTGCTTGAGAGATAACAG GTTTTGTGGGATTTCCAATTCCTTTGTTAAGCGTAATGTGGACGGAGCACCATTGAGCACTGAATCTCCGCAACTTAACTCTGAGGCAGTAATAGGGCAACCAGAAAGTAATTTAGCTCATCAAAGTATCCCAATTCCAAAACAAGTCCAGAATAAAGGACAGCAATCTAGCCCAAAAATCAGTTTACAGCCTACTAATGTGGTCGAAGatgtcaaaaatgaaattaatggAACAAGAGTTTTTGGTCAGGCTAACAAACGTCCTGCAGACAAAGAAAAAGTTCAGAATGAGAAAAGCTCCTCTGCTTCTGGAGGTTCATTGGCGAATTTCTGGGGCCGGGCATCTGTGAAGTCAAAGTCAGATGCTCCAGAGAAATATAATAATTCCATTCCTGATCATACTG GAGCTAGTGCAGAGCCTCAAACTTGTGCTCGAGAAGCAGTAGCAGGTAGCAGTGACGATGATGGTCAACAAGTTAATTTTAAGAGATCTTCCAACGGTGAAGGCACTAGGAAAAGGAGGGTTGTCTTTGATTTCTCAGATGACGATGAAGATGCAGTTAATTTAGCATCACCGGAGATTCTAAAAGGACAATCGTGCCTAGATCTGAAAGAAAGCAATAAAGTTATGGTTCCAGAGAGAccgaatttgaattttgacgaGCAGGTAGAAGATAACCCCAAGGTTAAGGAAGAAATATCTGTTGATGGGGAATCCAACCAACCTTTCAGAGAAGATCCTTCAGTTGTCAGAAAAGTGATAAATGCTGGGATTATCCTTAAAGAGAAGAAACCTATTCCTGAAAAATATGTGAACAAAGTGGATAAACCCACCAACGCTGCTTCAAGTTCAccgaaaagaagaaaagttgtGAAGACAGTGATTGATGAACGAGGAAGAGAAG TGACTGAAGTAATCTGGGAGGGTGAGGAAACAGAAGCAAGGAAAGCCGACAGTGATATAATCAAGACAGCCGACAGTGATATACTCAAGAAATCTGATAATAAAGCTCCCAGTGCTGTTAACAg GCCTACTGCGGCTAAGAAGTCGGTGGGAAACACGGCTCCAACAAATGCAACAGGGAAAGCGggaaacaagaaaggagtaaaCAAGGATCCTAAGCAAGGAAATATTCTTTCATTCTTCAAGAAGGTCTAA
- the LOC137715185 gene encoding uncharacterized protein isoform X1 yields the protein MRNSLVFLTLLTLTVTYSLRFQAHAAPAGPLIKHLSSLLKWTREISSKTPQSDGNVLQFEDGYLVETVLEGNDIGVIPYKIRISEDGELFVVDSVNSNIMRITPPLSQYSRGRLVAGSFQGYTGHVDGKPSDARFNHPKGVTMDDKGNVYVADTLNHAIRKIGDAGVTTIAGGKSNVAGYRDGPSEDAMFSNDFDIVYVQPTCSLLVVDRGNAALRQISLNQEDCDFQYSSISATDVLMVVGAVLAGYATCMLQQGYGPSFLSRTQPPSKSEMKEHPSSEKSTLLVESMKEEPGWPSFGQLVSDLSKLGLEALAGIFVHFLPSRFMPGGSQKALTPLKDSLRMPEDKSEAPVVQRQSAPAPLSETRQAHTPIASEKYSEMKPPKMKSTSFKDPSLPSKHRSSKRQDSAEFYGSGEVSSHSRSKSQKERTRHRQREKTGEVVYGAVGAETKPVDMKPAGYDNPKFENYNMRSRYGTDRQRENTGEVVYGTVGVETKPVDMKPAGYDNPKFENYNMRSRYGTDRQREKTGEVVYGTVGAETKPVDMKPAGYDNPKFENYMRSRYGTDSSCRF from the exons ATGAGAAATTCCCTTGTCTTCCTCACTCTCCTAACACTCACTGTCACTTACTCCCTTCGATTCCAAGCTCATGCTGCTCCTGCAG GCCCATTGATAAAGCACTTGTCTTCTCTTCTCAAATGGACCAGGGAAATATCCTCCAAAACGCCACAATCAG ATGGGAATGTTCTTCAGTTTGAGGATGGGTACTTAGTTGAGACTGTTTTGGAAGGAAATGATATCGGAGTTATTCCTTACAAAATCCGCATCTCAGAGGATGGGGAGCTCTTTGTTGTGGACTCCGTTAATAGCAACATTATGCGGATTACTCCACCATTGTCCCAAT ATAGTAGGGGAAGATTGGTTGCTGGTTCATTTCAGGGTTACACCGGACATGTTGATGGGAAGCCAAGTGATGCTCGTTTCAATCATCCCAAAGGTGTAACCATGGATGATAAAGGGAATGTGTATGTTGCTGATACCTTGAATCACGCCATAAGAAAGATTGGAGATGCTG GTGTGACAACCATTGCGGGTGGGAAATCAAATGTCGCAGGCTACAGGGATGGGCCCAGTGAAGATGCAATGTTCTCAAATGATTTTGATATCGTATATGTTCAACCTACTTGTTCATTGCTAGTTGTTGACAGAGGAAATGCTGCTCTCCGGCAGATCTCTCTCAACCAGGAGGATTGTGATTTTCAGTACAGTTCAATTTCTGCTACAG ATGTCCTTATGGTTGTTGGTGCTGTCTTGGCAGGGTATGCTACATGCATGCTTCAGCAGGGATATGGACCTTCTTTCTTATCGAGAACG CAGCCACCTTCAAAGAGTGAAATGAAAGAACATCCAAGCAGTGAAAAATCCACTCTACTGGTGGAAAGCATGAAAGAGGAACCGGGATGGCCCTCTTTTGGACAGCTCGTCAGTGATCTATCCAAACTTGGACTTGAAGCATTGGCTGGCATATTCGTTCACTTCCTCCCGTCGCGTTTTATGCCTGGTGGCTCCCAGAAAGCCCTCACACCATTAAAAGATTCTCTTAGGATGCCTGAAGACAAATCTGAGGCTCCAGTAGTTCAGAGACAAAGTGCTCCTGCTCCTCTATCTGAAACTCGACAGGCCCATACTCCCATTGCAAGTGAGAAGTATTCAGAAATGAAGCCACCAAAAATGAAGTCAACTAGTTTCAAAGATCCCTCTTTGCCGAGCAAGCACCGGTCTTCAAAACGACAGGATTCTGCAGAGTTCTATGGGTCCGGTGAGGTTTCTTCTCATAGCAGGTCTAAGAGCCAGAAAGAAAGAACAAGGCATCGCCAGCGAGAAAAGACTGGAGAGGTAGTTTATGGAGCTGTTGGGGCAGAAACAAAACCGGTGGATATGAAGCCAGCGGGTTATGACAATCCAAAGTTCGAAAATTACAACATGAGGAGCAGGTATGGGACTGATCGCCAGCGAGAAAACACTGGAGAGGTAGTTTATGGAACTGTTGGGGTAGAAACAAAACCAGTGGATATGAAGCCAGCGGGTTATGACAATCCAAAGTTCGAAAATTACAACATGAGGAGCAGGTATGGGACTGATCGCCAGCGAGAAAAGACTGGAGAGGTAGTTTATGGAACTGTTGGGGCAGAAACAAAACCGGTGGATATGAAGCCAGCGGGTTATGACAAtccaaagtttgaaaattacatGAGGAGCAGGTATGGGACTGATAGTTCATGCCGCTTTTGA